From Ruminococcus sp. HUN007, a single genomic window includes:
- a CDS encoding epoxyqueuosine reductase QueH, translating into MKDNIIIFKNDCSSKNPRILMHTCCAPCSVYCIDILRNEGTEPVSFWYNPNIHPFTEYKMRKNTLTDYAKSVNMKLIIENEYGLRNFITSVYPDFDNRCSYCYESRIYRTAEFAAENGFDRFTTTLLVSPYQNHELICDIAERAAFKYGVKFEYHDFRPGFKEGQEKARELGLYMQKYCGCIFSEEDRYKKRKKNQE; encoded by the coding sequence ATGAAAGACAATATTATCATTTTCAAGAATGACTGCAGCAGCAAAAATCCGCGTATTCTCATGCATACCTGCTGTGCTCCGTGCTCGGTCTACTGTATAGATATCCTTCGTAATGAAGGGACAGAACCGGTAAGTTTCTGGTACAATCCGAATATTCATCCGTTTACGGAATACAAAATGAGAAAGAATACCCTTACCGATTACGCAAAATCAGTAAACATGAAGCTCATCATCGAAAACGAATACGGACTTCGTAACTTTATAACCTCCGTATATCCTGACTTCGACAACAGATGTTCATACTGCTATGAATCACGTATTTACAGAACCGCGGAATTTGCCGCCGAAAACGGATTCGACCGCTTCACCACCACCCTGCTAGTAAGTCCGTATCAGAACCACGAACTGATCTGCGACATCGCCGAACGCGCTGCATTTAAATACGGTGTAAAATTCGAGTACCACGACTTCCGTCCCGGCTTTAAAGAAGGACAGGAAAAAGCCCGTGAGCTCGGACTTTACATGCAGAAATACTGCGGATGTATTTTCAGTGAAGAAGACAGATATAAGAAAAGAAAAAAGAATCAGGAGTGA
- a CDS encoding RNA-binding domain-containing protein has product MAIPTNIHTLLSGSVVEWARIEFKESWKPEASLKTITAFANDLDNWGGGYLVIGVEDDNGRPKFPIKGLPLSEVDTILKDLLNKCKLIEPDYLPIVAPVDYDANTKLIVVWCPGGAVRPYRSPSTFTYSKGKAVASSETVYWIRKMASTIKPSPQETNDLFALSNQIPFDDRICHQADMTDLNITLIKSYLKEIDSALFDEADTMEFNRLCINLGISNSMPEFMRPKNVGLLFFSMDPEKYIPCAQIDVVEFPEGVGGDRIEEKIFKGPLHQQLREALRYIQNTVIKERVIKYPDRAEADRFFNYPYAAIEESLANAVYHKAYDVREPIEVRVEKDKIEILSFPGPDRSVTVDALKNFNVFVRRYRNRRIGDFLKEMHLTEGRNTGFRKILKALERNGSPLPEFITDDEHSFFITRLFIREDFYDENGIENCESDNIENSNDTDKSLNDTNKDLNDTDKSLNDTNKDLNGTDKSLNDTNKDLNDTNKSLVGTEKEVNDTVKHLKNEVDDFGIMAMTLVDSYKERKKIVAKHIVMEIINNDNYTINQLAENTGISRSTVLRYIKELQEAGVLFRVGNNKSGKWVLK; this is encoded by the coding sequence TCATGGAAACCGGAGGCTTCTTTAAAAACCATAACAGCATTTGCTAACGACCTTGATAACTGGGGTGGCGGTTATCTTGTGATCGGAGTAGAAGACGATAACGGAAGGCCGAAGTTTCCGATAAAAGGATTGCCTCTTTCCGAAGTCGATACTATACTGAAAGATCTTCTCAATAAGTGCAAGCTTATTGAACCGGATTATCTTCCTATAGTTGCACCTGTTGATTATGATGCAAATACAAAACTCATAGTAGTATGGTGCCCCGGCGGAGCTGTTCGCCCGTACAGAAGTCCGTCAACGTTCACTTATTCAAAAGGGAAAGCTGTGGCATCTTCTGAAACTGTTTACTGGATCCGTAAAATGGCGAGTACTATAAAGCCATCTCCGCAGGAGACAAATGATCTTTTTGCTCTTTCAAATCAGATCCCGTTTGATGACCGCATCTGTCATCAGGCTGATATGACAGACCTTAATATCACACTTATCAAATCATATCTGAAAGAGATCGACAGTGCTTTGTTTGATGAAGCGGATACTATGGAATTTAATCGCCTTTGCATAAATCTCGGTATATCAAACAGTATGCCGGAATTTATGAGACCTAAAAATGTTGGTCTGTTGTTCTTCAGTATGGATCCTGAAAAGTATATTCCGTGTGCTCAGATCGATGTCGTTGAATTCCCTGAGGGTGTAGGGGGAGATCGAATCGAGGAAAAGATATTCAAAGGACCATTGCATCAGCAGTTACGTGAGGCCCTGCGATATATTCAGAATACCGTGATCAAGGAACGTGTTATAAAGTATCCGGATCGTGCAGAGGCTGATCGCTTCTTTAACTATCCGTATGCAGCAATAGAAGAAAGTCTTGCAAATGCCGTTTATCATAAGGCATATGATGTGCGTGAACCTATTGAAGTGCGCGTAGAAAAGGATAAAATCGAAATACTCAGTTTCCCTGGACCAGACAGATCGGTTACAGTTGATGCTTTAAAGAATTTCAATGTATTTGTACGCAGATACCGTAATCGCCGCATAGGGGATTTTCTTAAAGAGATGCACCTTACAGAAGGCAGAAATACCGGATTCAGAAAAATTCTTAAAGCTCTTGAACGAAATGGTTCTCCGCTTCCTGAATTCATAACCGATGATGAGCATAGCTTCTTTATCACAAGGTTGTTTATTCGTGAAGATTTTTATGATGAAAATGGCATAGAGAATTGTGAAAGTGACAATATAGAAAATTCAAATGACACCGATAAAAGCTTAAATGATACTAATAAAGACTTAAATGATACCGATAAAAGCTTAAATGATACTAATAAAGACTTAAATGGCACCGATAAAAGCTTAAATGATACTAATAAAGACTTAAATGACACCAATAAAAGCTTAGTTGGCACTGAAAAAGAAGTAAATGATACCGTAAAACATTTAAAAAATGAAGTTGATGACTTTGGAATAATGGCTATGACATTAGTTGATTCATATAAAGAAAGAAAAAAAATAGTGGCCAAGCATATTGTGATGGAAATAATTAATAACGATAATTATACTATTAATCAGTTAGCTGAAAATACTGGAATTTCCAGGAGCACGGTATTAAGGTATATAAAAGAATTACAGGAAGCCGGAGTGTTATTCCGAGTAGGAAATAATAAATCCGGTAAATGGGTTTTGAAGTAA